The genomic interval ATTTTTATAAACTTTTCACAGTTTTTATTGAACTGTTGTTATAAAAAAGGTACTTTATTTACGGGCTATTAACTTTTAGGGAGGATAATATGCGGGAAAAAACCCGAATATTACCTGTTTTATGGGCTACTTTTTGCTTTCTGCATCTATGTGCGAGCGTTCATGCATCGGACATTGATCGTGCGAGTCGCCAAGCTATAGATATGGCACAGGATTTGCGAGAGAAAAACCAAGCAGAGCGTGACATTACATTTTACCCCTCTGAAAACACACTCCCTCTAAAGACCCAAGAAATTGAGGGGGCTGATGATATTGCCTTTGTTTTAGAAGAAATTACGTTTGATGGTCTGACCGTTCTTGCGGAAAAAGAGTTAAAGCCTGCATGGGAAGATTTGATTGGTGCAGAAGTAAAACTCTCCGACATCAATGACGTGGCCGTGAAAGCCACGCAAATTCTGCGCGAAAAAGGTTTTACGTTGGCACGCGTAGTTATTCCTCCGCAAGATATTGAAGCTGAAGAAGGTCATGTCACCATCCAAGTTTTTGAGGGTACTCTCAACAGTGTAAGGGTTGAGGGGGGATCAGAAACTGACCGCATAGTGCTTGAGCATCAACTGAAGAGTATTGTCACGGGTGGACCTTTTAACCTATATGCCCTTGAAGAACGTTTACGTTTTATCAAAAAAACGCCAGGCTATAAAATTCAATCTATTTTTGTGGCGGCGAAAGACAAATCCGCAGCCGCAGATCTTATAATAAAAATTGAAGGAAAACGCTATGCGAGTGCGGGTCTTATGTTTGATAACGGCGGAAACCGTCTAATGGGTAATCACCGAGCGGGGGTAGATGCCTTAATTTACAATCCTGTGGGGCGCAGCAAGCTTTTGTTTGCAAATGTTCAGGATCACCAAAGAAAGCACCTAATTTTCAACCGCGTGCGCCAAACACAGTTTGTTGGTGATAAAGGGACGCGGATGTATGCAGAGTACCTCCAGTCGCGCTCACGCCCTTTTCTTTCAATCCCCATGCAGTCACGTTTTGATTATATAAATATGATGCTGATGCATCCTTTTGTTTATCGCCGTGGGGAAGAGTTAAAACTACGTATAGGGGTCGATGGTCAAAACGATAGCACGCGTGTGGCCGGAGTTCGTACGAAAAAAGATTACATCCGAACGTTGCAGATAGGCTTATTATATAATCAAAGTCATGAAAATGATTTTTGGGAAGTTTCTGCTCTTTTGCATAAAGGATTCTCGGGAGTTTTTGGTGGAAAATCAACACATTTGCCCAGTAAACAAGGAGGCAAAAATAACTTTGCGTATGCAGATGGTCGTGCCATATGGGTTCACCAGTTTAACGAGACTCTTTCGGTCGCCAATATTATTGGCTGGCAGTATGCGGCACATCCCTTGTTGGCAAGTGAGGAATTCAGTGTAGGATCCTCCAATTATGCCCGAGGGTATGATGGGTCTGAAATTGTGGGTGATTCTGGTGTTGGCGGGATTATAGAGTTGCGTTACATGCTACCGATAAAAAATAGGTACGTGAACTATGTCCAAATTTACACATCATATGGTGCAGCCCAAACCCATACACATAGGAAAAAAGCAGATAGCCTTCCGAATGCTTATATTTCGTCGTATGCTATTGGTTTGCGCGCTCAGGTAATTGATAATTTGGCTGTGACATATGAGTTGGCAAAACCAGTGGCTCGTCGGGTGGCGTTGCAAGCCAATAAAAAGTTGCATCATAGCTTCAAGGTGACATGGCGTTCTCACTTTGAGAAGTCTTTCCCCAAAGCGCAATAAAGAGGGTTCTCATGGCGATCTCATTATTTTACACACGCACATCATGTTCTTATTTACGTGCAACAATATGGCTTGGGGCTCTTTTAGGTTTCTCCCCTGCTTTGGTATTAGGAGAAACCTCTCCTTCTAAGGGACATGTGCTTCCTACGGGAGAAAAAGTGATAGGAGGAAGGGCTGATGTTTCACGCACATCCGATACCCTGCATGTGATTCAGCATACTGATCGTGCGCTTATTAACTGGGAAACCTTTGATGTGGGGGCAGGAAAGCGTGTTGCCTTTGCACAGCCAAACTCACAGGCGATTGCTGTGAACCGTGTGACGGGAGGAAACCCATCGCTCATTGCGGGAACAGTTTCGGCAAATGGGAAGTTTGTACTAATCAATCGCGCGGGTATAGGGGTTCATGATGGGGCTGTTTTTGATACCAATGGCACAGTTTTAACGACACGTGATATGCGCGATGCGGACCTGATGGGGAAAGCGATTGCTTTTTCGGGTGAGGAGAGTTCTTCGATTACAATTAGTGGATCAGTAACCGTTGCCCGTCCTGGTGCATGGATTGCTATGGCTAGTGATATTCGAACCATAGGAGCACAGATCTTGGCGGCCCCATGGAGCAAAATTGATCTTGTGGGAGCAACCGATGCGACCGTTGTGGTTGATCTCGACGGCGATGGTTTCCTTGGGCTTGCTATGGACAAGACCCGGTCCAGTAAAGCACTACGTGTGCAACTAGATGACTTATCAAAAATTGAGGCCAAAGATGGTATTGTCTTCCTGCGGACCCAAGATGTGGATGATATTGTAGCATCAGTCATTAAAACTGATGCCCGGATTGAGGCTAATCGAGCAACC from Alphaproteobacteria bacterium carries:
- a CDS encoding ShlB/FhaC/HecB family hemolysin secretion/activation protein, with translation MREKTRILPVLWATFCFLHLCASVHASDIDRASRQAIDMAQDLREKNQAERDITFYPSENTLPLKTQEIEGADDIAFVLEEITFDGLTVLAEKELKPAWEDLIGAEVKLSDINDVAVKATQILREKGFTLARVVIPPQDIEAEEGHVTIQVFEGTLNSVRVEGGSETDRIVLEHQLKSIVTGGPFNLYALEERLRFIKKTPGYKIQSIFVAAKDKSAAADLIIKIEGKRYASAGLMFDNGGNRLMGNHRAGVDALIYNPVGRSKLLFANVQDHQRKHLIFNRVRQTQFVGDKGTRMYAEYLQSRSRPFLSIPMQSRFDYINMMLMHPFVYRRGEELKLRIGVDGQNDSTRVAGVRTKKDYIRTLQIGLLYNQSHENDFWEVSALLHKGFSGVFGGKSTHLPSKQGGKNNFAYADGRAIWVHQFNETLSVANIIGWQYAAHPLLASEEFSVGSSNYARGYDGSEIVGDSGVGGIIELRYMLPIKNRYVNYVQIYTSYGAAQTHTHRKKADSLPNAYISSYAIGLRAQVIDNLAVTYELAKPVARRVALQANKKLHHSFKVTWRSHFEKSFPKAQ